One Tessaracoccus lacteus DNA window includes the following coding sequences:
- the ettA gene encoding energy-dependent translational throttle protein EttA, which yields MAEFIYTMHNVRKTVGDKVILDNVTLSFFPGAKIGVVGPNGAGKSTMLKLMAGMDRPNNGEANLAKGATVGILLQEPPLNEDKTVLENVEEAVAETKAMLKRFDEIGMAMAEPDADFDALMDEMGSLQTELEHRNAWEIDSMLEQAMDALQCPPGDADVKVLSGGERRRVALCKLLLEAPDLLLLDEPTNHLDAESVDWLEKHLKTYPGAVLAVTHDRYFLDNVAEWICEIDRGRLYPYEGNYSKYLETKRARLSVEGKKDAKRAKILEKELEWVRANPKARQAKNKARLARYEELAAEAERRKAVDLAEINIPPGPRLGSVVLEVKNLKKGFGDRVLIDNLSFTLPRAGIVGIIGPNGVGKTTLFKTITGLEAADSGEVRVGETVSFSYVDQGRTGLDAKKNVWEVVSDGLDFIKVANFEMPSRAYVASFGFKGPDQQKLAGVLSGGERNRLNLALTLKQGGNVLLLDEPTNDLDVETLQSLEDALLEFPGCAVVISHDRWFLDRVATHILAWEGTEENPANWFWFEGNFADYEQNKIERLGPEASRPKSSAHRRLTR from the coding sequence GTGGCCGAGTTCATCTACACCATGCACAACGTCCGGAAGACGGTCGGCGACAAGGTCATTCTCGACAACGTCACACTGTCGTTCTTCCCGGGCGCCAAGATCGGTGTCGTCGGCCCGAACGGCGCCGGCAAGTCCACCATGCTGAAGCTGATGGCCGGCATGGACCGACCCAACAACGGCGAGGCGAACCTCGCCAAGGGCGCCACCGTCGGCATCCTGCTGCAGGAGCCGCCGCTGAACGAGGACAAGACGGTCCTCGAGAACGTCGAGGAGGCCGTCGCCGAGACCAAGGCGATGCTGAAGCGCTTCGACGAGATCGGCATGGCCATGGCCGAGCCCGACGCGGACTTCGACGCCCTGATGGACGAGATGGGCAGCCTGCAGACCGAGCTCGAGCACCGCAACGCGTGGGAGATCGACTCCATGCTCGAGCAGGCGATGGACGCGCTCCAATGCCCGCCCGGCGACGCCGACGTCAAGGTCCTCTCCGGTGGCGAGCGCCGCCGCGTCGCGCTCTGCAAGCTGCTGCTCGAGGCCCCCGACCTGCTGCTGCTCGACGAGCCCACCAACCACCTCGACGCCGAGAGCGTCGACTGGCTCGAGAAGCACCTCAAGACCTACCCCGGCGCCGTGCTCGCCGTCACGCACGACCGCTACTTCCTGGACAACGTCGCCGAGTGGATCTGCGAGATCGACCGCGGCCGCCTCTACCCCTACGAGGGCAACTACTCCAAGTACCTGGAGACCAAGCGCGCCCGCCTGAGCGTCGAGGGCAAGAAGGACGCCAAGCGCGCCAAGATCCTCGAGAAGGAACTCGAGTGGGTCCGCGCCAACCCCAAGGCCCGCCAGGCCAAGAACAAGGCCCGCCTCGCCCGCTACGAGGAGCTCGCCGCCGAGGCGGAGCGCCGCAAGGCCGTCGACCTGGCCGAGATCAACATCCCGCCGGGCCCGCGCCTCGGCTCCGTCGTCCTCGAGGTCAAGAACCTCAAGAAGGGCTTCGGCGACCGCGTCCTCATCGACAACCTGTCCTTCACCCTGCCGCGCGCCGGCATCGTCGGCATCATCGGCCCCAACGGCGTCGGCAAGACCACGCTGTTCAAGACCATCACCGGTCTCGAGGCCGCCGACTCCGGCGAGGTCAGGGTCGGCGAGACCGTCTCCTTCAGCTACGTCGACCAGGGCCGCACCGGCCTCGACGCCAAGAAGAACGTCTGGGAGGTCGTCTCCGACGGTCTGGACTTCATCAAGGTCGCGAACTTCGAGATGCCGTCGCGCGCCTACGTCGCGTCCTTCGGGTTCAAGGGCCCGGACCAGCAGAAGCTGGCCGGCGTCCTGTCCGGTGGTGAGCGCAACCGTCTGAACCTGGCGCTGACCCTCAAGCAGGGCGGCAACGTGCTGCTGCTCGACGAGCCCACCAACGACCTCGACGTCGAGACGCTCCAGTCGCTGGAGGACGCGCTGCTGGAGTTCCCCGGCTGCGCCGTCGTCATCTCGCACGACCGCTGGTTCCTCGACCGCGTCGCCACCCACATCCTCGCGTGGGAGGGCACCGAGGAGAACCCGGCGAACTGGTTCTGGTTCGAGGGCAACTTCGCCGACTACGAGCAGAACAAGATCGAGCGCCTCGGCCCGGAGGCCTCGCGCCCGAAGTCGTCGGCCCACCGCCGCCTGACCCGCTGA
- a CDS encoding GTPase: protein MNLNDQLAYLNQAVEHVSGRVPAETEAHARHVLAHAGRRLAAGPQTVVALGGATGSGKSSLFNAISGTRLAEQGARRPTTSKTLAVSFSATNPPLLDLLGVERRHEAEPPTPAFADVVLLDLPDHDSTSRVHRDEVDRMVGLVDQFVWVLDPQKYADAAIHKRYLQPLAGHREVITVVLNHADLLNPEARAQCLADVRRLLDSDGLTGVPLIATSALTGMGLEELRARLGLLAQSKKAAAQRLAADVDEAARELDHALGRIDVPAAGREVLDRVTVELSSAAGVPVVVDAVRDSVRHRGQLATGWPLVKWIGRLKPDPLRRLRLGEAKTQPELESAPVVERSSLPTRSAASSAHQSAALRTLVGAVGDPLPGPWRQGVVDALRAAEPGLPDELDRAVVTTDLRVARNPAWWQVIRALQWVLIAAVVVGLGWLTLNAVLGYLGLPPFANYPLGPEGGLQVPVPTVLLLGGILGGILTSGLSQLAINAAAGSSARRAQKALRSSVEAVAQRSLVGPAMSQVQDYAAARAAIDRLL, encoded by the coding sequence ATGAACCTGAACGACCAGCTCGCGTACCTGAACCAGGCCGTCGAGCACGTCTCCGGGCGCGTCCCGGCCGAGACCGAGGCCCACGCCCGCCACGTCCTCGCGCACGCCGGCCGCCGCCTGGCGGCCGGTCCCCAGACGGTCGTCGCGCTCGGCGGGGCCACCGGGTCGGGCAAGTCCAGCCTCTTCAACGCCATCAGCGGCACCCGGCTCGCCGAGCAGGGCGCCCGCCGTCCGACGACCTCGAAGACGTTGGCCGTCAGCTTCTCCGCGACCAACCCGCCGCTGCTGGACCTGCTGGGCGTCGAGCGCCGCCACGAGGCGGAGCCGCCTACGCCCGCCTTCGCCGACGTCGTGCTGCTGGACCTGCCCGACCACGATTCGACCAGCCGGGTGCACCGCGACGAGGTCGACCGGATGGTCGGCCTGGTCGACCAGTTCGTCTGGGTCCTCGACCCGCAGAAGTATGCCGACGCGGCCATCCACAAGCGCTACCTCCAGCCGCTGGCCGGGCACCGCGAGGTCATCACCGTGGTGCTCAATCACGCCGACCTCCTGAACCCCGAGGCCAGGGCCCAGTGCCTGGCCGACGTCCGCCGCCTGCTCGACTCCGACGGCCTGACCGGCGTCCCGCTCATCGCGACCAGCGCCCTGACCGGCATGGGGCTCGAGGAACTCCGGGCCAGGCTCGGCCTGCTCGCCCAGTCCAAGAAGGCCGCCGCGCAGCGGCTCGCCGCCGACGTCGACGAGGCCGCCCGCGAGCTCGACCATGCGCTGGGCCGGATCGACGTTCCCGCAGCGGGGCGCGAGGTCCTCGACCGCGTCACCGTCGAACTGTCGTCGGCCGCGGGGGTCCCCGTCGTGGTCGACGCGGTGCGCGACTCCGTGCGCCATCGCGGGCAGCTCGCCACCGGCTGGCCGCTGGTGAAGTGGATCGGCCGCTTGAAGCCCGACCCGCTGCGTCGCCTGCGGCTCGGCGAGGCGAAGACGCAGCCCGAGCTGGAGTCCGCGCCGGTCGTGGAGCGCAGCTCCCTGCCGACCCGGTCGGCCGCCTCGTCCGCCCACCAGTCCGCCGCGCTGCGGACCCTCGTCGGCGCCGTCGGGGACCCGCTGCCCGGACCCTGGCGCCAGGGGGTCGTCGACGCGCTGCGCGCCGCGGAGCCTGGCCTCCCGGACGAGCTCGACCGCGCCGTGGTGACCACCGACCTGCGGGTGGCCAGGAACCCCGCCTGGTGGCAGGTCATCCGCGCCCTGCAGTGGGTGCTGATCGCGGCCGTGGTCGTCGGGCTGGGCTGGCTGACCCTGAACGCGGTGCTCGGCTACCTCGGGCTCCCGCCGTTCGCCAACTACCCGCTCGGGCCCGAGGGCGGCCTGCAGGTTCCCGTCCCGACCGTGCTGCTGCTCGGCGGCATTCTCGGCGGCATCCTCACCTCCGGCCTGTCCCAGCTGGCGATCAACGCGGCGGCGGGTTCCTCGGCACGCCGGGCGCAGAAGGCGCTGCGGTCGTCGGTCGAGGCCGTCGCCCAGCGGAGCCTCGTCGGCCCGGCCATGAGCCAGGTGCAGGATTACGCGGCCGCCCGCGCCGCCATCGACAGGCTCCTCTGA
- a CDS encoding dynamin family protein: MSGAEQLTAAFRRLDATLPLAQFPLPIEGAEALRSLAGSMAHQVRDYLLPRAARLDAPLLAVVGGSTGAGKSTLVNSILRAQVTRPGVLRPTTKSPVLVCHPSDEAWFRTEHVLPDLVRTDTQLHDSRALHIVATEALPPGLALLDAPDIDSIDDANRSLARQLLFAADLWLFVTSAARYADAVPWEYLATAAERNTVVAVIVNRCPPGAITDIGGHLSQLLSERGLPQAKLFAVAERALPSDGMVPPGDVSGIRQWLGQLTSESGARAQVAVQSLAGSVRSLDAQLTELTAGVQRQRDALAELRRETVAPYQRAAAAVAEAAGDGSLLRGEILSRWQDLVGTGEFMRSIEERISAIRDRISGWFKGEPKVEAMEVAIADSLTAVLLEAGERAAEETAASWSLTRWGRDILSAAPHLQRASDQFPEAAAAAIRAWQTDVLSLVEQQGRGKRMKARFLAIGTNVVGAALIIVVFASTGGLTTAEIGIAGGTSLLAQRLLEAVFGEDAVRRLAEHARRQLHDRVDDALADEAARYIQILETLSVDSDATGELQAAAADLREAARAAFDDLTAPELT, from the coding sequence ATGAGCGGCGCCGAGCAGCTGACCGCTGCCTTCCGCCGCCTCGACGCGACGCTGCCGCTCGCGCAGTTCCCGCTGCCGATCGAGGGGGCCGAGGCGCTGCGTTCGCTCGCGGGCTCGATGGCCCACCAGGTCCGCGACTACCTCCTGCCCCGCGCAGCGCGCCTTGACGCCCCGCTGCTGGCCGTCGTCGGCGGCTCGACCGGCGCCGGCAAATCGACGCTCGTCAACTCGATCCTGCGCGCCCAGGTGACCAGACCCGGCGTGCTGCGCCCGACCACGAAGTCGCCGGTGCTGGTGTGCCACCCGAGCGACGAGGCGTGGTTCCGCACCGAACACGTCCTGCCCGACCTCGTCCGCACCGACACGCAGCTGCACGACTCCCGCGCTCTGCACATCGTCGCCACCGAGGCACTCCCGCCCGGCCTGGCGCTGCTAGATGCCCCCGACATCGACTCGATCGACGACGCCAACCGCAGCCTCGCGCGGCAGCTGCTCTTCGCCGCCGACCTGTGGCTGTTCGTCACCTCCGCCGCGCGCTACGCCGACGCCGTGCCGTGGGAGTACCTCGCCACCGCCGCCGAGCGCAACACCGTCGTCGCCGTCATCGTGAACCGCTGCCCACCCGGCGCGATCACCGACATCGGCGGCCATCTGTCGCAGCTGCTCTCCGAGCGGGGCCTGCCGCAGGCGAAGCTGTTCGCCGTCGCCGAGCGGGCGCTGCCGTCCGACGGCATGGTGCCCCCCGGCGACGTCTCCGGCATCCGCCAGTGGCTGGGCCAGCTGACCTCCGAGTCGGGCGCCCGCGCCCAGGTCGCGGTCCAGAGCCTCGCGGGCTCCGTCCGATCCCTCGACGCGCAGCTCACCGAGCTGACCGCCGGAGTGCAGCGCCAGCGTGACGCGCTGGCCGAGCTGCGCCGCGAGACCGTGGCTCCCTACCAGCGCGCCGCCGCGGCTGTCGCGGAGGCGGCGGGAGACGGCTCGCTCCTGCGCGGCGAGATCCTCAGCCGCTGGCAGGACCTCGTCGGCACCGGCGAGTTCATGCGCTCGATCGAGGAGCGCATCAGCGCGATCCGCGACCGGATCTCCGGCTGGTTCAAGGGGGAGCCGAAGGTCGAGGCCATGGAGGTCGCGATCGCCGACTCCCTGACCGCCGTCCTGCTGGAGGCGGGGGAGCGGGCCGCTGAGGAGACGGCCGCGTCGTGGTCCCTGACCCGCTGGGGCCGCGACATCCTGTCGGCCGCCCCGCACCTGCAGCGCGCCTCCGACCAGTTCCCCGAGGCCGCGGCCGCCGCGATCCGCGCCTGGCAGACCGACGTGCTGAGCCTTGTCGAGCAGCAGGGCCGCGGCAAGCGGATGAAGGCCCGGTTCCTGGCCATCGGCACCAACGTCGTCGGCGCCGCCCTGATCATTGTCGTGTTCGCGTCGACGGGCGGGCTGACCACCGCCGAGATCGGCATCGCGGGCGGCACGTCGCTGCTGGCGCAGCGGCTGCTCGAGGCCGTCTTCGGGGAGGACGCCGTGCGGCGCCTCGCCGAGCACGCCCGCCGCCAGCTGCACGACCGCGTCGACGACGCGCTCGCCGACGAGGCCGCGCGCTATATCCAGATCCTGGAGACGTTGTCGGTCGACAGCGACGCGACCGGTGAACTCCAGGCCGCGGCGGCAGACCTGCGCGAGGCCGCCCGCGCCGCCTTCGACGACCTGACAGCCCCGGAGCTCACCTGA
- a CDS encoding PrsW family intramembrane metalloprotease, producing the protein MTTADASRDRWLNGLPEEPVKRRWYSRLLRSPLFWLAVVLIPFYAYCLVDQYWLLSPSETFEDGSMTLGISNEAFRRAAFYAMWTAMAYSALFIWLDRFRTSNPLVWLLTFGWGACAATWFSIYVNSWAGEMMATTEANSDSGSRAAVFSAPFVEEFAKATILILLVVLWRNKVVSRLSMVALAGLSAVGFAFTENIIYYSRVWMQATHDITIADPEATMVQLVMLRGVYTSFGHPLFTILTASGLVIGLGARSKIVRVLAPLGGFMLACAGHMLFNGLSSTNSTSALMFPYYLALALVAVIVISLIVSVVGNGQILKARLGDYQRAGWLTPRQVELYGGPLRRIKLIWFSIFRGPRVWWQTTRLLRRATELAYLRNSMARGTVAGPGDDRAHELITEINQLAVGGKALSDYRGLKVLPPRRRRRAVPPPTGGHLPQGQLTDAYPPPVAPGPAGVGGNWPAPR; encoded by the coding sequence ATGACTACAGCTGATGCCTCCCGGGACCGGTGGCTGAACGGCCTGCCCGAGGAGCCCGTGAAGCGCCGGTGGTACTCGCGGCTGCTGCGCAGCCCGTTGTTCTGGCTCGCTGTGGTGCTGATCCCCTTCTACGCCTACTGCCTCGTCGACCAGTACTGGCTGCTCAGCCCGTCCGAGACCTTCGAGGACGGCTCGATGACGCTGGGCATCAGCAACGAGGCGTTCCGCCGGGCCGCGTTCTACGCGATGTGGACGGCCATGGCCTACTCGGCCCTGTTCATCTGGCTCGACCGGTTCCGCACGTCGAACCCGCTGGTATGGCTGCTCACATTCGGCTGGGGCGCCTGCGCCGCCACCTGGTTCTCGATCTACGTCAACTCGTGGGCCGGCGAGATGATGGCGACGACCGAGGCCAACTCGGACTCGGGCTCGCGCGCCGCGGTGTTCTCCGCGCCGTTCGTCGAAGAGTTCGCCAAGGCGACCATCCTGATCCTGCTCGTGGTGCTGTGGCGCAACAAGGTGGTCTCGCGCCTGTCGATGGTCGCGCTCGCCGGGCTCTCGGCCGTCGGCTTCGCCTTCACCGAGAACATCATCTACTACTCGCGTGTGTGGATGCAGGCCACGCACGACATCACCATCGCCGACCCCGAGGCGACGATGGTGCAGCTGGTGATGCTGCGCGGGGTCTACACGTCCTTCGGTCACCCGCTGTTCACGATCCTGACCGCCTCCGGGCTGGTCATCGGGCTGGGCGCCCGCAGCAAGATCGTCCGCGTGCTCGCCCCGCTGGGCGGATTCATGCTCGCCTGCGCTGGCCACATGCTCTTCAACGGCCTGTCGTCGACGAACTCGACCTCGGCGCTGATGTTCCCGTACTACCTGGCACTGGCGCTGGTGGCGGTCATCGTCATCTCGCTGATCGTCAGCGTGGTGGGCAACGGCCAGATCCTCAAGGCCCGGCTGGGTGACTACCAGCGCGCCGGCTGGCTCACGCCGCGCCAGGTCGAGCTCTACGGCGGCCCGCTGCGCCGCATCAAGCTGATCTGGTTCTCCATCTTCCGCGGCCCCCGCGTGTGGTGGCAGACCACCAGGCTGCTGCGCAGGGCCACCGAGCTGGCCTACCTGCGCAACTCCATGGCCCGCGGCACGGTCGCCGGCCCGGGCGACGACCGCGCGCACGAGCTGATCACCGAGATCAACCAGCTGGCCGTCGGGGGGAAGGCGCTGAGCGACTACCGCGGACTCAAGGTCCTCCCGCCCCGACGCCGCCGCCGCGCTGTGCCGCCCCCGACGGGCGGGCACCTCCCGCAGGGACAGCTGACCGACGCCTACCCGCCCCCCGTCGCACCCGGCCCGGCCGGCGTCGGCGGCAACTGGCCGGCACCTCGATGA
- a CDS encoding 2'-5' RNA ligase family protein, giving the protein MRSFFDAMTPWPRKEGALHVYALPDDDTRDTLAALSERLDGIDGLPRMPLPWLHLTVTRYGQFDGIGSMPLQDLAEAIDQELVGVGPFDIELGAPTVSGNTVTCEAPSVPEWERLVSGVRRAVSVLGDDEELPSAPHGPHVTLAYANGDVDDALVAERLADAPAVGTLRIDRVFLVSVTVRPELGSFDWMELANWSLKS; this is encoded by the coding sequence ATGCGAAGCTTCTTCGACGCCATGACTCCCTGGCCCCGCAAGGAGGGCGCGCTGCACGTTTACGCGCTGCCCGACGACGACACCCGCGACACCCTGGCCGCTCTCTCCGAGCGCCTCGACGGCATCGACGGCCTCCCCCGGATGCCGCTGCCCTGGCTGCACCTGACCGTGACCCGCTACGGCCAGTTCGACGGCATCGGGTCGATGCCGCTGCAGGACCTGGCCGAGGCGATCGACCAGGAACTCGTCGGCGTCGGCCCGTTCGACATCGAGCTGGGCGCGCCCACCGTGTCCGGGAACACTGTGACGTGTGAGGCCCCCTCGGTCCCCGAATGGGAGCGGCTGGTGTCCGGGGTCCGGCGCGCCGTCAGCGTGCTGGGCGACGACGAGGAGCTGCCGTCTGCGCCACACGGCCCGCACGTGACGCTGGCCTACGCCAACGGCGACGTCGACGACGCGCTGGTCGCCGAGCGCCTGGCCGACGCGCCCGCCGTCGGGACCCTGCGGATCGACCGGGTGTTCCTGGTCTCCGTCACCGTCCGCCCCGAGCTGGGGTCGTTCGACTGGATGGAGCTGGCCAACTGGTCCCTGAAGAGCTGA
- a CDS encoding iron chaperone, whose product MAEKAGAEFSADEKAAMKSRAAELRAEKAAQRAADKAAALEQVCLDAIAAMPDDDRAIAERLHALVKENAPKLGSKTWYGFPAYTDDAGQVVLFFQPRVKFGARYSTLGFNDSAALDDGPMWPVYFAIDHLEQADEVRIAELIRRAVGTA is encoded by the coding sequence ATGGCCGAGAAGGCGGGCGCCGAGTTCAGCGCCGATGAGAAGGCCGCGATGAAGTCGCGCGCCGCGGAACTGCGTGCGGAGAAGGCGGCGCAGAGGGCCGCCGACAAGGCCGCCGCGCTGGAACAGGTGTGCCTGGACGCCATCGCGGCCATGCCCGACGACGACCGCGCCATCGCCGAGCGGCTCCATGCCCTAGTCAAGGAGAACGCCCCAAAGCTGGGGTCCAAGACCTGGTACGGGTTCCCCGCCTACACCGACGACGCCGGTCAGGTCGTGCTGTTCTTCCAGCCCCGCGTGAAGTTCGGCGCCCGGTACTCGACTCTCGGATTCAACGACTCGGCCGCGCTCGACGACGGCCCCATGTGGCCCGTCTACTTCGCCATCGATCACCTGGAGCAGGCGGACGAGGTGAGGATCGCCGAGTTGATCCGACGCGCAGTCGGCACGGCCTGA
- a CDS encoding FCD domain-containing protein — MPQRQRARRGSGPAWSRGGVRGTLQVHIPDDWEIAEVYRVRAGLERLALRELMSSPNRVDYASRLRRALPTDEPGRTFIGALDIDLALHEQLCRLSGNQTLVDSWKRLSSIATCISLRTNGPPIGGPAPADLASGCRTSLRSWWGRPATHSR, encoded by the coding sequence ATGCCACAGCGGCAGCGAGCTCGGCGGGGGTCTGGACCCGCCTGGTCACGGGGGGGCGTCCGCGGCACGCTGCAGGTCCACATTCCCGACGACTGGGAGATCGCTGAGGTCTACCGTGTGCGGGCGGGGCTCGAACGCCTCGCTCTCCGAGAGCTCATGTCCTCTCCCAATCGTGTCGACTACGCCTCGAGACTGCGACGGGCCCTCCCCACAGACGAGCCGGGCCGGACATTCATCGGGGCGCTGGACATCGACCTCGCCTTGCACGAGCAGCTCTGTCGGCTCTCAGGTAACCAGACGCTCGTCGACTCGTGGAAACGTCTCTCATCTATCGCCACATGTATATCGCTGCGGACCAATGGTCCTCCGATTGGCGGGCCCGCGCCAGCTGACTTGGCGAGCGGCTGCCGCACCAGCCTGCGTAGTTGGTGGGGACGACCCGCAACTCACTCCAGGTAG
- a CDS encoding MMPL family transporter: MRSRISDRLTSRGGAWIALGVAVLVMVMLFGILGGAQAPARTGQAPVGSESMQVSELMEQFPNAGRQSVLVVASREDGSELSDADVDALTVLLPVLDAQAAGESSGPMVSEDGRAAVLVTPITVGADNSETAEVIKELRGEVSANAPVGLVLHVTGGPAFGADVAAAFEGADFTLLLVTILIVAILLIVTYRSPVLWLLPLIVVALADGLAGRVAAAAGSIWNLEFDAGIVSVLVFGAGTNYALLLISRYREELQRTADDRAALSTAWRKTAPAILASNFTVVLALLTLLFATIPMTRGLGVPAALGLLIALAAVLFLLPPFLAVCGRRVFWPFIPRPGQEGNQGRAWRAVASQVSERPVVSLLAGFALLAVMTTGLFGTSVGLDQLEKFRVQSESATGLETLSAHFPPGEAQPIWIITDSEAAGEVAAAASEVEGVVRAHPAGTTDDGSLTKVMVTSEYSPGTELSLAQINSLREAVHPVEGADALVGGAVATELDARAGNEHDLLLIAPLVLAVSFLVLLFLLRSLVAPVLLLLVNLASAVAAIGAGAWLSRVLFGQQALDLQVPILAFLFLVALGIDYTIFLVHRARTEATRLGTRAGMVEAVAHTGSVITSAGIVLAAVFAALGVLPLVTLGQLGLIVGIGVLVDTLVVRTAIVPAIFSLIGDRIWWPGQLHARQGESTHESRTPSIDVH, from the coding sequence GTGCGTTCGCGCATCTCTGATCGGTTGACCTCGCGTGGTGGCGCGTGGATCGCTCTCGGTGTCGCTGTCCTCGTGATGGTGATGCTGTTCGGTATTCTCGGCGGCGCGCAGGCACCGGCGCGCACCGGGCAGGCTCCGGTGGGTTCGGAGTCGATGCAGGTGAGCGAGCTGATGGAGCAGTTCCCGAACGCGGGTCGCCAGTCGGTGCTCGTGGTGGCCTCCCGCGAGGATGGCTCGGAGCTTTCAGACGCGGATGTTGATGCCCTCACGGTTCTGCTTCCGGTGCTGGATGCGCAGGCGGCAGGCGAGTCATCGGGGCCGATGGTGAGCGAGGATGGGCGGGCTGCGGTTCTCGTCACTCCGATCACCGTCGGTGCGGACAATTCCGAGACTGCGGAGGTCATCAAGGAACTGCGGGGCGAGGTCAGCGCGAACGCCCCGGTCGGGCTGGTGCTGCACGTCACGGGTGGCCCGGCGTTCGGCGCGGACGTTGCGGCGGCGTTCGAGGGCGCGGACTTCACGCTGCTGCTGGTGACGATCCTGATCGTGGCGATCCTGTTGATCGTCACCTACCGTTCGCCGGTGCTATGGCTGCTCCCGCTGATCGTGGTCGCCCTGGCCGACGGGCTCGCCGGACGGGTCGCCGCGGCGGCGGGGTCGATCTGGAATCTGGAGTTTGATGCGGGCATCGTGAGCGTGCTCGTGTTCGGTGCGGGCACGAACTACGCCCTGCTGCTGATCTCCCGGTATCGGGAGGAGCTGCAGCGCACCGCGGACGATCGCGCAGCGCTCAGCACGGCGTGGCGCAAGACGGCGCCCGCGATCCTCGCCTCGAACTTCACGGTGGTGCTCGCACTGCTCACCCTGTTGTTCGCAACAATCCCGATGACGCGCGGCCTCGGCGTTCCGGCCGCGCTCGGGCTTCTGATCGCGCTGGCCGCGGTGCTGTTCCTGCTGCCGCCGTTCCTCGCGGTGTGCGGGCGCCGAGTGTTCTGGCCGTTCATCCCGCGCCCGGGACAAGAAGGCAATCAGGGGCGGGCCTGGCGCGCGGTCGCCTCTCAGGTGTCGGAGCGTCCCGTGGTGAGCCTGCTGGCGGGGTTCGCGCTGCTCGCGGTCATGACGACCGGACTGTTTGGCACTTCGGTCGGCTTGGACCAGTTGGAGAAGTTCCGGGTGCAGTCGGAGTCCGCGACGGGTTTGGAGACGTTGTCGGCGCATTTTCCGCCGGGTGAGGCGCAGCCGATCTGGATCATCACTGACAGCGAGGCTGCGGGCGAGGTCGCAGCAGCCGCAAGCGAGGTCGAGGGTGTCGTGCGCGCCCATCCCGCCGGCACCACAGATGACGGCTCGTTGACGAAGGTGATGGTGACCAGCGAGTACTCGCCCGGCACGGAACTGAGCCTGGCCCAGATCAACTCTCTGCGCGAGGCTGTGCACCCGGTCGAGGGAGCGGATGCATTGGTGGGCGGCGCGGTCGCCACTGAACTGGATGCGCGGGCTGGCAACGAGCATGACCTGCTGCTGATCGCGCCGCTGGTGCTCGCGGTGAGCTTCCTCGTGCTGCTGTTCCTGCTGCGCTCGTTGGTCGCGCCCGTGCTGTTGCTCTTGGTGAACCTCGCCAGCGCGGTCGCTGCGATCGGGGCGGGGGCATGGCTGAGCCGGGTGCTGTTCGGCCAACAGGCCCTTGACCTCCAGGTGCCGATCCTTGCGTTCCTGTTCCTGGTCGCCCTCGGCATCGACTACACGATCTTCCTGGTCCATCGGGCACGAACCGAGGCCACGCGGTTGGGGACGCGTGCGGGCATGGTCGAGGCGGTCGCGCACACCGGCAGCGTCATCACGAGCGCAGGCATCGTGCTCGCCGCCGTGTTCGCCGCGCTCGGCGTGCTGCCGCTGGTCACCCTCGGACAGCTCGGCCTCATCGTCGGCATTGGCGTGCTGGTGGACACCCTCGTGGTGCGCACCGCGATCGTGCCCGCGATCTTCAGCCTCATCGGGGATCGCATCTGGTGGCCAGGACAGCTGCATGCCCGCCAGGGAGAATCGACTCATGAGTCTCGTACACCTTCCATTGACGTCCACTGA